The Novibacillus thermophilus genome segment GGATATCTTAAAACGCATTGATGAACACCGAAGAGAAGAAGAGCGGTTGGCGTGGGAAGGCACATTTGCCGATTACTTAGACATCGTGCGCGAGCGTCCGCATGTGGCCCAAACAGCGCACTCCCGCATTTACAATATGATTAAAGACGCCGGAGTTGAAGAGACGGAGGGGGGCAAGTCCTACTCCTTTTTTAGTCGCGAAATATTCGGATTGGAGCAAGCCATTGAACGGTTAGTGGAAGAATACTTTCACTCCGCGGCCAGGCGGCTCGACGTGCGCAAACGCATCTTGCTGCTCATGGGACCCGTCAGCGGTGGAAAGTCGACGATCGTCAATTTGCTGAAAGAAGGGTTGGAACGCTATTCCCGGACGGACGCCGGCGCTCTGTACGCCATCAAAGGGTGCCCGATGCAGGAGGAGCCGCTGCACCTCGTGCCTGTCGACTTGCGCCCGGAACTGGAAGAGGAACTCGGGGTGAAGATTGAAGGCAAATTGTGCCCGTCATGTCAGTTTAAGCTTAAACACGAATACGGCAACCGGGTGGAAGACGTGCCGGTTGAGCGGGTACTGCTCTCTGAAGACGAGAGGGTGGGGATCGGGACGTTCAGCCCGTCCGACCCTAAGTCGCAGGACATTGCGGACCTTACGGGGAGCATCGACTTTTCCACCATCGCCGAGTACGGTTCCGAATCGGACCCGCGGGCTTACCGCTTTGACGGTGAGTTGAACAAAGCAAACCGCGGTTTGATGGAATTTCAGGAAATGTTGAAGTGCGACGAGAAGTTTCTCTGGAATTTACTCTCGTTGACTCAGGAAGGAAACTTCAAGGCAGGGCGTTTCGCCCTCATTTCCGCGGATCAGCTCATCATCGCCCACACGAACGAAGCGGAGTACAAAGCGTTTATCAGCAACAAGAAAAACGAAGCCCTCCAGTCACGCATCATCGTCATGCCGATCCCGTACAACCTGAAAGTGTCAGATGAAGAAAAGATTTACGACAAACTCATTAAAGAGAGCGACATGGCCCACATCCACATCGCGCCCCACGCGTTGAGGGCTGCCGCAACGTTCAGCATTTTGTCAAGACTGCGAGAGTCCAAAAAACAAGGCATGGACCTCGTGAAAAAAATGCGGCTGTACGACGGTGAGGCAGTGGAAGGGTTTAAAGACTCCGACGTGGAAGAACTGCAAAACGAATACCTCGATGAAGGCATGGACGGCATCGATCCCCGTTACGTCATAAACCGCATCTCCAGTGCGTTTGTCCGGCAAGACACGACGTGCATCAACGCCCTCGACATTTTGCGCGCCCTGAAAGACGGACTGGATCAACACCCGTCCATTACGAAGGAACAGCGCGAGCGCTACCTCAATTTTATCTCCGTGGCGCGCAAAGAATATGACGAAACAGCGAAAAAAGAAGTGCAGAAGGCGTTTGTCTACTCGTATGAAGAATCGGCGAAGACGCTGTTGGACAACTATTTAGATAATGTGGAAGCATACTGCAATCGCCAGAAGATCCGGGATCCGATCACCGGCGAAGAGCTGGACCCGGACGAAAAACTGATGCGGTCCATTGAGGAACAGATCGGGATCTCCGAAAACGCGAAAAAAGCCTTTCGCGAAGAAATACTGATCCGCATTTCGGCGTACGCTCGTAAAGGCAAACGGTTCGACTACAACAGTCATGAGCGGCTGAGGGAAGCGATTCAGAAAAAACTGTTCGCCGATTTGAAAGATGTCGTCAAAATCACCACGTCTACCAAAACGCCGGACGAAAACCAGTTGAAAAAAATCAACGAAGTGACGCGGCGGCTGATTGACGAGCACGGTTACTGCCCCGTCTGTGCCAACGAACTGCTGCGTTACGTAGGAAGTTTGCTAAACCGTTGACGAGGAGGGATCGGCGATGACGACGTCGAGTTTTATTTTATCGCGCGAAGACTGGTCCCTGCACCGCAAAGGCCACTTAGATCAACTGCGTCACAAGGAAAAAGTGCGGGAAGCGATCCGCGACAACTTGCCGGATCTCGTCAGTGAGGAAAGCATCGTCATGTCCAACGGGCGCGATGTGATCAAAATCCCGATCCGATCCATGGAAGAGTATAAATTCCGCTACAACTACGACAAGATGCAACATACGGGTCAAGGGGACGGCGACAGCCAGGTGGGCGATGTTATCGCCCGCGACGGGGACAGAGGTCAGGCTGGAGCCGGACAAGGGCAAGGCGCCGGCGACCAGCCGGGGACCGATTACTACGAAGCGGAAGTGTCAGTGGAAGAACTGGAAGAGATTTTGTTTGCAGAGCTGGAACTCCCCGACTTGAAGCCAAAAGCGGAAGAGAACATCGTCACCCACGATATTCGCTTCAACGACGTGCGCAAAAAGGGGTTGTCGGCCAACATCGACAAGAAGCGGACGATCCTCGAGGCGATGCGCCGCAACGCGTTAAAGGGAAAACCCGGGCTGCACAGCATTTCTGTCGATGACTTGCGCTATAAAACGTGGGAAGACATAGAACTTCCCCACTCCAACGCCGTTGTCATCGCCATGATGGATACGAGCGGGTCGATGGGTGTGTTTGAGAAGTACATGGCCCGCAGCTTTTTCTTCTGGATGGTCCGCTTTTTGCGCACCCGCTACGAGAAAGTGGACATCGTGTTTATCGCCCACCATACCGAAGCGAAAGAAGTGTCGGAAGAGGCGTTCTTTTCCCGGGGGGAGAGTGGCGGAACGATTTGTTCGTCCGCTTACAAGAAAGCGTTAGAAGTGATTGACGACCGTTACCCGCCGAGCCGTTACAACATATATCCGTTCCACTTTTCCGACGGCGACAACTTGACGTCGGACAACGAGCGGTGTGTCCGCTACGTCAAGGAACTGATGGAGAAATGCAACATGTTCGGCTACGCCGAAGTGAATCAGTACCAGCGCCGTTCCAGTCTGATGTCGGTATTTCGCCGCATTGAAGACCCGTCCTTCATGCATTGCATTATTAAAGACAAGCGGGAAGTGTACAAAGCGCTGCAAACGTTTTTCGGCAAGAGGGAGCATCAAGCGAGTTAACGACTCTGGACACAGACAAGGAGGGATGGTGGTGACGGACGAGGAGCGCCAGCTGGAGCGCGCCATCGAGGAAATTATGGACATCGCCCGCGGGTTTGGGCTGGATTTTTACCCGATGCGGTTTGAAATATGTCCCGCTGACATCATATACACGTTCGGCGCTTACGGCATGCCGACGCGGTTTAGCCACTGGAGTTTTGGAAAAGCGTTTCATCGGATGAAACTGCAGTACGATTTCAATTTGAGCCGCATCTACGAACTGGTCATCAACTCGGACCCGTGTTACGCTTTTTTGCTGGAAGGGAACAGTCTGATCCAGAACAAGTTAATTGTGGCTCACGTGCTCGCCCACTGCGACTTTTTTAAAAACAACGTCCACTTCGCCAACACGAAACGAGACATGGTGGAGAGCATGGCGGCGAGTGCGGAACGTATCCGTGCTTACGAAATGCGCTACGGGAAAGACAAAGTGGAAGCGTTCCTCGATGCGGTGCTCTCCATCAACGAACACATCGACCCCAGTCTCGTGCG includes the following:
- a CDS encoding PrkA family serine protein kinase → MDILKRIDEHRREEERLAWEGTFADYLDIVRERPHVAQTAHSRIYNMIKDAGVEETEGGKSYSFFSREIFGLEQAIERLVEEYFHSAARRLDVRKRILLLMGPVSGGKSTIVNLLKEGLERYSRTDAGALYAIKGCPMQEEPLHLVPVDLRPELEEELGVKIEGKLCPSCQFKLKHEYGNRVEDVPVERVLLSEDERVGIGTFSPSDPKSQDIADLTGSIDFSTIAEYGSESDPRAYRFDGELNKANRGLMEFQEMLKCDEKFLWNLLSLTQEGNFKAGRFALISADQLIIAHTNEAEYKAFISNKKNEALQSRIIVMPIPYNLKVSDEEKIYDKLIKESDMAHIHIAPHALRAAATFSILSRLRESKKQGMDLVKKMRLYDGEAVEGFKDSDVEELQNEYLDEGMDGIDPRYVINRISSAFVRQDTTCINALDILRALKDGLDQHPSITKEQRERYLNFISVARKEYDETAKKEVQKAFVYSYEESAKTLLDNYLDNVEAYCNRQKIRDPITGEELDPDEKLMRSIEEQIGISENAKKAFREEILIRISAYARKGKRFDYNSHERLREAIQKKLFADLKDVVKITTSTKTPDENQLKKINEVTRRLIDEHGYCPVCANELLRYVGSLLNR
- the yhbH gene encoding sporulation protein YhbH, with amino-acid sequence MTTSSFILSREDWSLHRKGHLDQLRHKEKVREAIRDNLPDLVSEESIVMSNGRDVIKIPIRSMEEYKFRYNYDKMQHTGQGDGDSQVGDVIARDGDRGQAGAGQGQGAGDQPGTDYYEAEVSVEELEEILFAELELPDLKPKAEENIVTHDIRFNDVRKKGLSANIDKKRTILEAMRRNALKGKPGLHSISVDDLRYKTWEDIELPHSNAVVIAMMDTSGSMGVFEKYMARSFFFWMVRFLRTRYEKVDIVFIAHHTEAKEVSEEAFFSRGESGGTICSSAYKKALEVIDDRYPPSRYNIYPFHFSDGDNLTSDNERCVRYVKELMEKCNMFGYAEVNQYQRRSSLMSVFRRIEDPSFMHCIIKDKREVYKALQTFFGKREHQAS